Proteins found in one Muntiacus reevesi chromosome 2, mMunRee1.1, whole genome shotgun sequence genomic segment:
- the SPRN gene encoding shadow of prion protein — MNWAATVCWALLLAATFLCDGSAAKGGRGGARGSARGGRGASRVRVRPAPRYAGSSMRVAAGAAAGAAAGAAAGLAAGSSWRRATGPAELGPEDAEDGAPGGNGTEQSVYSYWAWTSGVGPTSHRHLCPLLGGTLGALRLLRP, encoded by the coding sequence ATGAACTGGGCGGCCACCGTGTGCTGGGCTCTGCTGCTAGCGGCCACCTTCCTCTGCGACGGCAGTGCAGCCAAGGGTGGCCGCGGTGGGGCCCGTGGCAGCGCCCGGGGTGGGCGCGGGGCCTCGAGGGTGCGTGTGAGGCCAGCGCCCCGCTACGCGGGCTCCTCGATGCGCGTGGccgcgggggcggcggcgggggcggcggcgggcgcAGCCGCAGGCCTGGCAGCGGGCTCGAGCTGGAGGAGGGCCACGGGGCCGGCGGAGCTCGGCCCAGAGGATGCGGAGGACGGGGCACCTGGTGGCAACGGGACGGAGCAAAGTGTCTACAGCTACTGGGCGTGGACCTCGGGCGTGGGACCCACAAGCCACAGGCACCTCTGCCCACTGCTGGGTGGAACCCTGGGCGCCCTGCGGCTGCTGCGGCCCTAG